The following coding sequences lie in one Polynucleobacter asymbioticus genomic window:
- the metF gene encoding methylenetetrahydrofolate reductase [NAD(P)H]: MELSVEFFPPKTPEGENKLHLVRERFSETLKPAFYSVTFGAGGSTQSGTLKVVSDIHAAGAAVAPHLSCVGSSRESVREMLKQYQALGVKRIVALRGDLPSGMGQYGEFHHANELVEFIRAETGDWFHIDVAAYPECHPQAKSPATDVDFFVQKMKAGANSAVTQYFYNSDAYFRFVDEAYDLGVTQPVIAGIMPITNSTQLLRFSDACGAEIPRWIRLRLQSYGDDTASIRAFGEEVVTDLCDQLLVAGAPGLHFYSLNQADAVLAIADNLSLNK; the protein is encoded by the coding sequence ATGGAATTAAGCGTTGAATTCTTCCCTCCAAAAACACCTGAAGGTGAGAATAAGCTGCATCTCGTGCGCGAGCGTTTTAGTGAAACGCTCAAGCCCGCTTTTTATTCTGTGACTTTTGGTGCCGGTGGCTCTACACAATCTGGCACATTGAAAGTGGTGAGCGATATTCACGCTGCAGGTGCAGCGGTTGCCCCCCACTTATCTTGCGTTGGTAGTTCACGTGAAAGCGTGCGCGAAATGTTGAAGCAGTACCAAGCTTTAGGTGTTAAGCGGATTGTGGCTTTACGTGGCGACTTACCATCTGGCATGGGCCAGTATGGTGAGTTCCATCATGCCAATGAATTAGTCGAATTTATTCGTGCAGAAACTGGTGACTGGTTTCATATTGATGTAGCCGCCTATCCAGAATGTCATCCTCAGGCCAAGTCGCCGGCGACGGATGTGGATTTCTTTGTGCAGAAGATGAAAGCTGGAGCTAATTCAGCAGTGACTCAGTATTTCTATAACAGCGACGCCTATTTCCGCTTTGTGGATGAGGCCTATGACTTGGGCGTTACTCAGCCAGTGATTGCTGGAATCATGCCAATTACTAACAGTACTCAGCTACTGCGTTTTTCTGATGCCTGTGGCGCAGAAATTCCGCGTTGGATTCGTTTGCGTTTGCAGTCTTATGGCGATGACACCGCTTCGATTCGTGCGTTTGGTGAGGAAGTGGTGACAGATCTGTGTGATCAGCTTTTAGTGGCTGGCGCACCTGGACTACATTTTTATTCACTCAATCAGGCAGATGCTGTTTTAGCGATTGCAGACAATCTCAGTCTCAATAAGTAA
- a CDS encoding class I SAM-dependent methyltransferase encodes MAEIASKGGWIPFSRYMEMALYEPGMGYYSAGAHKLGAGGDFTTAPELSPLFGAAIVETLLPILEGLQAQGLPTQILEFGAGTGKLAESILTRLHDLEFSLDHYDIIEISPDLAQRQEERLKQLIQKLGLSTKCNWLSALPSNFKGIILANEVIDAIPCDAIIFQNGFWYQQGVVVVDGKLTWSVGQPLEQSLLPETLLTGDFSEGYATELHAPANAWMRQVAKHLDTGLFLTFDYGFPESEYYHAQRLEGTLMAHHRHHAIQDPFHLPGLCDLTTHVEWSQIARSALQEEVDDVYLSNQASYLLDAGIGDIALEVGDPSNPETFLPISNALQKLLSEAEMGELFKVFAFSKKLADVLPDHVLEDLPGLRGRNRL; translated from the coding sequence ATGGCTGAAATCGCCTCTAAAGGCGGCTGGATCCCCTTTTCAAGGTATATGGAAATGGCTCTGTATGAGCCTGGAATGGGCTATTACAGTGCTGGGGCTCATAAATTGGGTGCTGGCGGTGATTTCACAACCGCACCTGAGCTCTCCCCCTTATTTGGCGCAGCTATTGTAGAAACGCTTTTACCGATTCTGGAGGGCCTCCAAGCCCAAGGGCTGCCTACCCAGATTCTGGAGTTTGGCGCTGGCACCGGAAAATTGGCTGAATCCATTCTCACCCGCCTGCACGATCTTGAGTTCTCCTTGGATCACTACGACATCATCGAGATATCACCAGACCTAGCTCAAAGACAAGAGGAGCGCCTCAAGCAACTTATCCAGAAACTAGGCCTATCTACTAAATGTAATTGGTTAAGTGCTTTGCCTAGCAACTTCAAGGGCATCATTCTGGCCAACGAGGTAATTGATGCCATCCCTTGTGATGCCATCATTTTTCAAAATGGCTTTTGGTATCAACAAGGAGTCGTTGTAGTAGATGGCAAGCTTACTTGGTCAGTAGGACAACCCCTTGAGCAGTCACTGCTTCCAGAGACTTTGCTCACCGGAGACTTTTCTGAAGGCTACGCTACTGAATTGCATGCCCCAGCAAATGCTTGGATGCGCCAAGTAGCCAAGCATCTTGATACCGGACTCTTCCTCACTTTTGATTATGGATTTCCGGAGAGTGAGTATTACCATGCACAACGCCTAGAAGGCACACTCATGGCACATCATCGCCATCATGCCATTCAAGATCCGTTTCACCTTCCGGGGCTATGTGATTTAACGACACATGTGGAATGGTCGCAGATTGCACGCAGTGCACTCCAAGAAGAAGTTGATGATGTCTATCTCAGCAATCAGGCAAGTTACTTACTAGATGCAGGCATTGGCGATATTGCACTAGAAGTTGGAGATCCCAGCAATCCAGAAACTTTCTTACCAATCTCCAATGCGTTACAAAAACTATTATCTGAAGCGGAGATGGGTGAGCTCTTTAAAGTCTTTGCGTTCTCAAAGAAACTAGCTGACGTATTGCCAGACCATGTCCTAGAAGACTTACCTGGCCTTCGAGGCAGAAATCGGTTGTAG
- a CDS encoding polynucleotide adenylyltransferase gives MKIYAVGGAIRDTLMGLPVHDIDYVVVGSSVEEMIAQGYRPVGKDFPVFLHPETQAEYALARTERKTGKGYKGFMFYADPTVTLEQDLERRDLTINAMAQEVGADGKWVGPILDPYNGQQDLAAKVFRHVSDAFAEDPLRLLRIARFAARFPEFTVASETMDALQAIVQSNELSALSAERIWQELARGFTATKPMRMFQVLLDADAAKVLLPSTLTSLIAKEEFREQLITYLHAAASRLEDRCAVTLMHLPASEIRSWAECVKMPNEVRDFSEIFSELHLLIENTAKIKNGVFQPADVLAWFNRADVWRKPDRGHALLDLAERIGFSVSALILAMQNSQALDTAKIIGGIPAEDRSNGESIRCAVDAARLLAITAAVSI, from the coding sequence ATGAAGATCTATGCAGTCGGTGGCGCTATTCGGGATACCCTGATGGGTTTGCCGGTGCATGACATCGATTATGTGGTGGTTGGTTCTAGCGTAGAAGAAATGATTGCCCAGGGCTATCGTCCGGTGGGAAAAGATTTTCCAGTGTTCTTGCATCCAGAGACCCAAGCTGAATATGCCTTAGCGCGCACCGAGCGTAAAACGGGCAAGGGTTATAAAGGCTTCATGTTTTATGCTGACCCGACTGTCACGCTAGAGCAGGACTTAGAGCGTCGCGATCTGACTATCAATGCAATGGCTCAAGAGGTGGGTGCTGATGGTAAATGGGTGGGACCTATTTTGGATCCCTATAACGGCCAGCAAGATTTGGCGGCTAAGGTATTTCGTCATGTGTCTGATGCGTTTGCTGAAGATCCCTTACGTCTCTTGCGTATCGCCCGTTTTGCAGCGCGCTTTCCTGAATTCACGGTGGCGTCCGAAACCATGGATGCTTTACAGGCCATCGTTCAGTCCAATGAATTATCAGCACTCTCGGCTGAGAGAATCTGGCAGGAGTTAGCTAGAGGCTTTACTGCTACTAAGCCTATGCGGATGTTTCAGGTTTTGCTGGATGCTGATGCAGCCAAAGTGCTGCTGCCGTCAACACTGACATCCCTTATAGCTAAAGAAGAGTTCCGCGAGCAACTTATCACCTATTTGCATGCAGCAGCTAGCCGTCTTGAAGATCGCTGCGCCGTAACACTCATGCATTTGCCTGCTAGTGAAATTCGCTCATGGGCAGAGTGCGTCAAGATGCCAAATGAAGTGCGGGATTTCAGTGAAATATTTAGTGAGCTCCATTTGCTCATTGAAAATACGGCAAAGATTAAAAATGGTGTATTTCAGCCTGCTGATGTACTGGCTTGGTTTAATCGAGCTGATGTATGGCGTAAGCCGGATCGTGGGCATGCATTGTTAGATTTAGCTGAACGTATTGGTTTCAGCGTGAGCGCTTTAATATTGGCAATGCAAAATTCTCAGGCACTCGACACAGCAAAAATTATTGGAGGCATTCCCGCAGAAGACCGGTCCAACGGGGAAAGCATTCGCTGTGCGGTAGATGCTGCGAGGCTCTTGGCTATTACCGCAGCCGTAAGCATTTAA
- the metK gene encoding methionine adenosyltransferase — MANDYFFTSESVSEGHPDKVADQISDAILDSILAQDPTARVAAETLCNTGLVVLAGEITTNANVDYIQVARNTLREIGYDNTDYGIDYKGCAVLVAYDKQSPDIAQGVDKAHDDGLDQGAGDQGLMFGYACDETAELMPLPIHLSHRLVERQSQLRRDGRLNWLRPDAKSQVTLRYVDGKPDSIDTVVLSTQHDEDISLEKLREAVIEEIIKPVLPKHLIKGAINFLVNPTGRFVIGGPQGDCGLTGRKIIVDTYGGAAPHGGGAFSGKDPSKVDRSAAYAGRYVAKNVVAAGLASKCLIQISYAIGVAKPTSVMVSTFGTGKISDEKIAQLVSEHFDLRPKGIVKMLNLLRPIYRKTAAYGHFGREEPEFTWEQCDKAPALRAAAGL; from the coding sequence ATGGCAAATGATTACTTCTTTACCTCAGAATCGGTTTCTGAAGGTCACCCCGATAAAGTAGCAGACCAAATCTCTGATGCCATCTTGGATTCAATCCTGGCTCAAGACCCAACTGCGCGCGTTGCTGCAGAAACTTTGTGTAATACCGGCTTGGTAGTGTTGGCTGGTGAGATCACAACAAATGCCAATGTAGATTATATCCAGGTAGCTCGCAATACTTTGCGTGAAATTGGTTACGACAATACTGACTACGGTATTGATTACAAAGGCTGTGCCGTGTTGGTGGCTTATGACAAACAGAGTCCTGACATTGCTCAAGGTGTTGACAAAGCACATGACGACGGTTTAGATCAAGGCGCTGGTGACCAAGGTTTGATGTTTGGTTACGCCTGTGATGAGACTGCAGAGCTTATGCCTTTACCAATCCACTTGTCACACCGCTTAGTAGAGCGTCAATCCCAACTGCGCCGTGATGGCCGTTTAAATTGGTTGCGTCCTGATGCGAAGTCACAAGTGACATTGCGCTATGTTGATGGCAAGCCTGACTCAATCGACACCGTGGTTCTTTCCACACAACATGATGAAGATATTTCTTTGGAGAAGTTGCGTGAAGCAGTGATTGAAGAAATCATCAAGCCCGTATTGCCTAAGCATTTGATCAAAGGCGCAATTAACTTCTTGGTAAACCCAACAGGTCGATTTGTTATCGGCGGCCCGCAAGGCGATTGTGGTCTGACAGGTCGCAAGATCATTGTGGACACCTACGGCGGTGCGGCTCCTCACGGTGGTGGCGCGTTCTCTGGCAAGGATCCATCCAAGGTTGACCGTTCCGCTGCCTATGCAGGTCGTTATGTAGCGAAAAACGTAGTTGCTGCTGGTTTAGCAAGCAAGTGCTTGATTCAGATCTCCTATGCGATTGGTGTAGCGAAGCCAACTTCAGTGATGGTGAGCACCTTTGGCACGGGCAAGATCTCTGACGAGAAGATTGCACAACTAGTATCTGAGCACTTTGACCTGCGTCCAAAAGGCATCGTGAAGATGTTGAACCTTTTACGTCCGATTTATCGTAAGACTGCTGCTTATGGTCACTTTGGTCGTGAAGAGCCGGAATTCACTTGGGAGCAGTGCGATAAAGCGCCTGCCTTACGTGCAGCAGCTGGTCTGTAA
- a CDS encoding lysophospholipid acyltransferase family protein has protein sequence MRKLLLKLTLAAIAVLPLFLVQVIGAALGILAYLGSKQYRSLFRPQYEAVVKSHHLPLQIWRAAAASGQLFSDSLWIWRNPKKALALVEVQNWDLVEAAINEGHGLVMLTPHLGGFEIIPRVLAQHFPATILYRPSRQEWLNEVVEEGRAYPNMHFVPTNLNGVRQMTRALTRGEAIGILPDQVPSGGEGVWVPFFGRPAYTTPLPARLANRNNTPVVMFTAKRKGLGKGWLMQAKRLAPLSEDSMLAAAELNVAIENAILVAPNQFIWAYNRYKHPSGAELPPSN, from the coding sequence GTGCGCAAACTCCTTCTCAAGCTAACCCTCGCTGCAATTGCAGTGTTGCCCTTGTTCCTAGTTCAGGTAATTGGGGCTGCCTTAGGGATACTGGCCTATCTAGGGTCGAAGCAATATCGATCACTTTTTCGCCCTCAATATGAGGCCGTTGTTAAGAGTCATCATTTACCCCTGCAAATTTGGCGTGCGGCGGCAGCCTCAGGACAGCTCTTTTCAGACAGCCTATGGATTTGGCGAAATCCCAAAAAAGCACTTGCCCTGGTTGAGGTACAAAACTGGGATCTGGTTGAGGCAGCTATCAATGAAGGTCATGGCCTAGTCATGCTGACACCCCACCTAGGTGGCTTTGAAATCATTCCTCGAGTCTTAGCTCAGCACTTCCCGGCTACCATCCTCTATCGACCCTCACGTCAAGAATGGCTCAACGAAGTGGTGGAAGAAGGTCGGGCCTATCCCAATATGCATTTCGTGCCAACTAACCTGAATGGCGTTCGCCAGATGACGCGGGCGCTGACACGTGGAGAAGCCATTGGCATTCTTCCAGATCAAGTGCCTAGTGGCGGCGAAGGAGTTTGGGTACCCTTTTTCGGGCGCCCCGCCTATACAACCCCACTTCCTGCTCGCTTAGCCAATCGCAATAACACGCCGGTTGTGATGTTTACCGCTAAACGCAAAGGCCTTGGTAAAGGCTGGCTAATGCAGGCCAAGAGATTAGCGCCGCTCTCCGAAGACTCCATGCTTGCTGCTGCAGAACTCAATGTCGCAATTGAAAATGCGATCCTAGTTGCACCCAATCAATTCATCTGGGCCTATAACCGCTACAAACATCCCAGCGGAGCAGAATTACCACCAAGCAATTAG
- a CDS encoding lytic transglycosylase domain-containing protein, with protein MTVKKKFHVFDGWQKTVGGILFLALAVSAPSIFAEKAKKTIPAKESRISAFEITEGDRTFIELREAAKRNDVARAQTLAASLSNYPYEDYVAYFRIKPQLFDSAGGARADSNADSQVVAFLNQYQGTALADRMRNDWLLVLGKRKDWARFDVEYPKFVLDDDTQVKCYSLQSKLAQGENPSKVAIDARAILLDPRYFGQACQELVPILVGAGGMTPSEAKAIGRAASEMGFDTMSRRLGGEDPIAEIVKSAKADPAKAFKDFSQNASRYSKENQAVAWGVIGQFLAKKLDPNADDAYRLQQELGYNELLSTEGQEWKVRAGLRAKDWALVKNAIEGMNPAVRSKDPAWTYWYARALKVDGQNEKARENLELVADQYNFYGQLAREDLGKSNHAPARTKVSDAEIEAMSQRKGFIRGERFYAMNLRFEGNRDWNWELRNMSDKQLLAAAEYAKRIGLYDRVVNTADRTKQEHDFSLRYPTPYRDELSPIAKQIDLNLAWAYGLIRQESRFIMNASSSVGASGLMQVMPNTAKYVAKKIGMTSYTNDKLTDTNTNLTLGSNYLNMVLVDLDGSWVLASAAYNAGPSRSKTWREKLTSPTEGAIFAETIPFNETRTYVKNVLANATYYSSVMHGQTQSLKQRLGVITPKAANASELP; from the coding sequence ATGACGGTGAAAAAGAAGTTTCATGTTTTTGATGGCTGGCAAAAAACCGTGGGCGGGATTCTATTTCTAGCCCTTGCTGTTTCTGCGCCCAGCATTTTTGCTGAAAAAGCGAAGAAAACTATTCCTGCAAAAGAAAGCCGGATTTCAGCCTTTGAGATCACGGAAGGTGATCGTACTTTTATTGAATTACGTGAGGCCGCTAAACGAAATGATGTAGCCCGGGCGCAAACATTGGCTGCTAGCCTCTCTAATTATCCGTATGAGGACTATGTAGCTTATTTTCGTATTAAGCCCCAGTTATTTGATAGTGCTGGTGGTGCACGTGCCGATAGTAATGCTGACTCTCAGGTGGTGGCTTTTCTAAATCAGTACCAAGGTACGGCTTTGGCTGACCGGATGCGCAATGACTGGCTACTCGTCTTGGGTAAGCGAAAAGATTGGGCGCGTTTTGATGTCGAATACCCTAAGTTTGTTTTGGATGATGACACTCAAGTGAAGTGCTATTCACTGCAGTCAAAATTGGCCCAAGGTGAGAACCCAAGCAAAGTAGCAATAGACGCACGCGCAATATTATTGGATCCACGTTATTTCGGTCAGGCTTGCCAAGAGCTCGTCCCCATCTTGGTTGGGGCTGGCGGCATGACGCCAAGCGAAGCAAAGGCCATTGGTCGTGCTGCTAGTGAGATGGGTTTTGACACCATGTCACGACGCTTGGGTGGCGAGGATCCTATTGCTGAGATTGTCAAGTCCGCCAAAGCCGATCCTGCAAAAGCGTTTAAAGATTTTTCACAAAATGCATCGCGCTATAGCAAAGAAAACCAGGCTGTAGCTTGGGGTGTGATTGGCCAATTCCTTGCGAAAAAATTAGATCCTAATGCGGATGATGCGTATCGTCTACAGCAAGAGTTAGGCTACAACGAACTTCTTTCTACTGAAGGTCAGGAGTGGAAAGTGCGCGCAGGCTTGCGGGCTAAAGATTGGGCTCTAGTAAAGAATGCCATTGAGGGTATGAACCCAGCAGTTCGCAGTAAAGATCCCGCTTGGACTTATTGGTATGCGCGCGCATTAAAAGTCGACGGCCAAAATGAGAAAGCCCGCGAGAATCTGGAGCTGGTTGCTGATCAGTACAACTTTTATGGACAGCTTGCGCGTGAAGATTTGGGTAAATCCAATCATGCGCCTGCCCGCACCAAAGTGAGTGATGCAGAAATCGAAGCGATGTCTCAACGTAAAGGCTTTATTCGGGGTGAGCGTTTCTACGCCATGAATTTGCGCTTTGAAGGCAACCGCGATTGGAATTGGGAGCTGCGCAATATGAGTGACAAGCAATTACTGGCGGCTGCTGAATACGCTAAGCGTATTGGCTTATATGATCGCGTTGTAAATACAGCCGATCGTACTAAGCAAGAGCATGACTTTAGCTTGCGCTATCCAACGCCTTATCGTGACGAGTTATCGCCAATTGCTAAGCAAATTGATTTGAATTTGGCTTGGGCCTATGGTTTGATTCGTCAAGAATCGCGCTTCATCATGAATGCCTCTTCTTCAGTCGGCGCCTCAGGCTTGATGCAGGTGATGCCAAACACTGCCAAGTATGTTGCTAAGAAAATTGGCATGACCTCATATACCAATGACAAGCTTACTGATACCAATACCAACCTCACTTTAGGTAGCAATTACTTGAATATGGTCTTGGTGGACCTGGATGGCTCTTGGGTTCTAGCATCTGCTGCTTATAACGCCGGTCCATCACGCTCAAAGACTTGGCGAGAAAAGCTGACGAGTCCTACTGAGGGTGCAATTTTTGCGGAAACGATTCCGTTCAATGAAACGCGAACTTATGTAAAAAATGTATTAGCCAATGCAACGTATTATTCATCGGTGATGCATGGACAGACACAGTCTTTAAAGCAGCGTTTAGGTGTGATTACTCCTAAAGCGGCAAACGCATCTGAACTACCCTAG
- a CDS encoding 5-formyltetrahydrofolate cyclo-ligase, translated as MHGNSPKSLRQDLLAQRKQFAASASYSIAQEAILASLAAFLENHDTQIQSIALYCPIQDEPDLRPALLAWAQSKTGRALALPFARPDKHLDFYAWEAGDLLIPSRHGVPEPDPNNPRRPQVTPDCILIPCVGWSESRVGDKTHYWRLGYGGGYFDRTLAQLRKAKPSLLCVGIGFDWQKLEDSHWQAQAHDEPLDAMLTESGLFITY; from the coding sequence ATGCACGGCAATTCTCCAAAATCGCTACGGCAAGACTTGCTAGCCCAAAGGAAACAGTTTGCGGCTAGCGCAAGCTATTCCATAGCTCAAGAAGCCATTTTGGCTAGCCTAGCTGCTTTTCTAGAGAACCATGACACCCAAATTCAATCCATAGCCTTGTATTGCCCTATACAAGATGAGCCTGACCTAAGACCCGCACTACTAGCATGGGCTCAGAGTAAGACAGGTAGAGCGTTAGCTCTTCCATTTGCGCGTCCCGATAAGCATCTGGATTTTTATGCCTGGGAAGCGGGGGATCTCCTGATTCCTAGTCGCCATGGCGTGCCGGAGCCGGATCCCAATAACCCTCGCAGACCTCAAGTCACTCCAGACTGCATCCTGATTCCCTGCGTAGGCTGGTCAGAATCCAGGGTGGGCGATAAAACACATTATTGGCGGCTTGGGTATGGGGGTGGCTACTTTGACCGCACCCTAGCCCAGTTGCGTAAAGCTAAACCAAGCCTACTGTGCGTAGGCATTGGCTTTGATTGGCAAAAATTAGAGGATTCTCATTGGCAGGCTCAAGCGCATGATGAGCCTTTAGATGCCATGCTGACTGAGTCAGGCTTATTCATTACTTATTGA
- a CDS encoding complex I NDUFA9 subunit family protein: MKYDILLIGGNGFVGRVLAAQLQAEGCSVLLPTRHLASARELRMLPKVHLEDADVHEFDSLQELCSRIKPGGAVINLVGVLHDKPAQPYGKVFSAAHVELPKSIMTAMQLHGLKRYLHMSALGADSNGPSMYQRSKGDGEAAVKASNLDWTIFRPSVIFGSQDQFINLFSKLTKLFPAMPLANSGAQFQPVSVDDVATAFTKALKMPSTIHQSYDLVGPTVYTMKEIVEFAARKVNTKCAIIPVPDFVGYLQALAFEFLPVPTLMSRDNIASMQLPNILPLNGVDALTKVFGISRRTLEGMK, translated from the coding sequence ATGAAATATGACATTCTGCTAATTGGTGGTAACGGTTTTGTAGGTAGAGTCTTAGCTGCTCAATTGCAAGCAGAGGGCTGTTCCGTTTTGCTACCCACTAGACATTTAGCATCTGCACGTGAATTGCGTATGTTGCCGAAAGTGCACTTAGAAGATGCTGATGTGCATGAGTTTGATTCTTTGCAAGAGCTTTGCTCACGAATTAAGCCTGGTGGTGCAGTCATTAATTTAGTTGGCGTGTTGCATGACAAGCCTGCTCAGCCTTATGGCAAGGTATTTTCAGCAGCTCACGTCGAGCTCCCAAAGAGCATCATGACTGCGATGCAATTGCATGGTCTCAAGCGTTACCTGCACATGAGTGCATTAGGCGCGGATTCGAATGGCCCATCGATGTATCAGCGCAGCAAGGGTGATGGAGAGGCTGCTGTAAAAGCTAGCAACCTCGATTGGACTATTTTTAGACCCTCAGTCATTTTTGGTTCTCAAGATCAATTTATTAATTTATTTTCCAAGTTAACAAAATTATTTCCAGCAATGCCGCTAGCTAACTCTGGAGCACAGTTCCAGCCGGTGAGCGTAGATGATGTGGCAACTGCCTTTACCAAGGCTCTAAAAATGCCATCAACTATTCATCAGTCTTATGATTTAGTGGGGCCGACGGTTTACACCATGAAAGAGATTGTGGAATTTGCTGCGCGCAAGGTAAATACAAAATGCGCCATTATTCCTGTGCCAGATTTCGTTGGTTATCTCCAGGCTTTGGCTTTCGAATTTCTGCCTGTCCCCACTTTAATGTCACGCGACAATATTGCCTCAATGCAGTTGCCAAATATCTTGCCGCTGAATGGCGTAGATGCCTTGACTAAAGTTTTTGGCATTAGTCGTCGCACCTTAGAAGGCATGAAATAA
- the ahcY gene encoding adenosylhomocysteinase: protein MSTVSDLNNFVATRCAIADISLADFGRKEIAIAETEMPGLIAIRDEFAAQQPLRGARITGSLHMTIQTAVLIETLEALGAEVQWASCNIFSTQDHAAAAIAANGTPVFAIKGETLEQYWDYTHRIFEWADGGFTNMILDDGGDATLLLHLGARAEKDQACLNHPTSEEETILFAAIKKKLAQDPTWYSTRLEKVKGVTEETTTGVHRLYQMFAKGDLKFPAINVNDSVTKSKFDNLYGCRESLVDAIKRATDVMVAGKVAVVCGYGDVGKGSAQALRALSAQVWVTEVDPICALQAAMEGYRVVTMDYAADKADIFVSATGNYHVITHDHMVKMKNQAIVCNIGHFDNEIDVAGIEKYKWEEIKPQVDHVIFPAENGNPEKRIIILAKGRLVNLGCGTGHPSYVMSSSFANQVIAQIELWNAVGTDKYPVGVYTLPKHLDEKVARLQLKTLNAQLTVLSDQQASYIGVTKEGPYKADHYRY from the coding sequence ATGAGTACCGTTTCCGATTTAAACAACTTTGTAGCAACCCGTTGCGCTATTGCCGATATTTCTTTGGCTGACTTTGGCCGTAAAGAAATCGCCATTGCTGAAACAGAAATGCCAGGCCTCATCGCGATTCGCGACGAGTTCGCAGCACAGCAACCATTGCGTGGCGCGCGTATCACTGGCTCATTGCACATGACCATTCAAACTGCAGTATTGATCGAGACGCTTGAAGCGCTCGGCGCTGAAGTGCAGTGGGCATCTTGCAATATTTTCTCCACACAAGATCACGCTGCTGCAGCGATTGCCGCCAATGGCACTCCAGTGTTTGCGATCAAGGGTGAAACTCTTGAGCAGTATTGGGATTACACCCACCGTATTTTTGAGTGGGCTGATGGCGGCTTCACCAATATGATTTTGGATGACGGTGGCGATGCCACTTTGTTATTGCACCTCGGTGCACGTGCTGAGAAAGATCAAGCTTGCTTGAATCATCCAACCAGCGAAGAAGAAACTATTTTGTTTGCAGCTATTAAAAAGAAATTGGCGCAAGATCCAACTTGGTATTCCACACGCTTAGAAAAAGTAAAAGGCGTAACTGAAGAAACTACTACTGGTGTACATCGCCTCTATCAGATGTTCGCTAAAGGTGACTTGAAGTTCCCAGCAATTAACGTAAACGATTCTGTTACTAAGAGCAAGTTCGACAACCTCTATGGTTGCCGCGAATCTTTAGTTGATGCGATCAAGCGTGCTACTGACGTCATGGTTGCCGGTAAGGTTGCAGTGGTTTGTGGTTACGGCGATGTGGGTAAAGGTTCAGCCCAAGCTCTACGTGCTTTGTCAGCTCAAGTTTGGGTTACTGAAGTAGACCCAATCTGTGCATTGCAAGCAGCGATGGAAGGCTACCGCGTTGTCACAATGGATTACGCTGCAGATAAAGCAGATATCTTTGTTTCAGCAACTGGTAACTATCATGTGATTACACATGACCACATGGTGAAGATGAAGAATCAAGCCATTGTTTGTAACATTGGCCACTTCGATAACGAGATTGATGTTGCTGGTATTGAGAAATACAAGTGGGAAGAAATCAAGCCACAAGTAGATCACGTGATTTTCCCAGCAGAGAATGGCAATCCCGAGAAGCGCATCATCATCTTGGCTAAAGGCCGCTTAGTGAACTTGGGTTGCGGTACAGGTCACCCATCTTATGTCATGAGCTCTTCATTTGCGAACCAAGTGATTGCGCAGATTGAATTGTGGAATGCAGTTGGCACAGATAAATACCCAGTTGGTGTTTATACATTGCCAAAGCATTTGGATGAGAAGGTTGCGCGTTTGCAGCTCAAGACATTGAATGCACAGTTAACTGTATTGTCAGATCAGCAAGCTTCTTACATTGGTGTAACGAAGGAAGGCCCATACAAGGCTGACCACTATCGTTATTAA